A section of the Methanofollis sp. UBA420 genome encodes:
- a CDS encoding nitrogenase component 1, with protein sequence MNLKTSPSSSRRYEGCTLTGALSVTTQVEDAVTIVHGPAGCAHHNFSLLHAVMADQGRLRLPSVVSTDLGERDVIFGGEEALERTVRRAADNGAAAVFVLTTCIAGTIGDDVASVCAADFGVPVIPVPTAGFLGGVFTDGLHAALTALAGAADPATAMSGTVTIIGEKNLEFEVEENYREVERLLAALGVDVGLRFVREVRFADFARIGAGRLNILREPALAPVGEALKKRFGTPYISSFPIGMEGSISFLKEAGSALGMPSNDAVAAEGERQDEMLSSFADMRGAAFSPGPMTLHAVEYAPVRRVMEALDLKADTGGAGLALPYSPPVGTAGVRRLLHRWRRQIHA encoded by the coding sequence ATGAACTTGAAGACCTCGCCCTCCAGTTCACGCCGGTATGAGGGCTGCACCCTCACAGGCGCTCTCTCGGTCACGACACAGGTAGAGGACGCCGTCACCATCGTGCACGGCCCGGCCGGGTGTGCTCACCACAATTTTTCCCTCCTCCATGCCGTGATGGCCGACCAGGGCCGCCTCCGCCTTCCCTCCGTGGTCTCCACCGACCTAGGCGAGCGCGATGTCATCTTCGGCGGCGAAGAGGCGCTGGAGAGGACGGTCAGGCGGGCGGCCGACAACGGTGCGGCCGCGGTCTTTGTCCTCACCACCTGCATCGCCGGGACGATCGGAGACGATGTCGCCTCTGTCTGTGCCGCCGACTTCGGCGTGCCTGTCATACCGGTGCCGACGGCTGGTTTTCTTGGAGGGGTCTTTACGGACGGGCTGCATGCGGCCCTGACGGCCCTTGCCGGTGCGGCGGACCCGGCAACGGCCATGTCCGGGACAGTGACGATCATCGGGGAGAAGAACCTGGAGTTCGAGGTCGAGGAGAATTACAGGGAGGTCGAAAGACTCCTTGCCGCCCTCGGTGTCGATGTCGGCCTGCGCTTTGTGCGAGAGGTCAGGTTCGCCGACTTCGCGAGAATCGGGGCCGGGCGGCTGAACATCCTCAGGGAACCTGCCCTCGCCCCTGTCGGCGAGGCATTGAAGAAGCGGTTCGGCACCCCGTACATCTCCTCCTTTCCCATCGGGATGGAGGGGAGCATCAGCTTCCTGAAGGAAGCAGGTTCTGCCCTCGGCATGCCGTCGAACGACGCTGTCGCCGCGGAGGGGGAGAGGCAGGATGAGATGCTTTCTTCCTTTGCCGACATGCGGGGGGCGGCCTTCTCCCCCGGCCCCATGACCCTTCATGCCGTGGAATATGCCCCCGTGCGCCGCGTGATGGAGGCGCTTGACCTGAAGGCCGACACCGGCGGCGCCGGCCTTGCCCTCCCGTACAGTCCGCCTGTCGGGACGGCCGGGGTCAGGCGACTGCTCCACCGCTGGAGGAGGCAGATCCATGCCTGA
- a CDS encoding nitrogenase component 1 has product MPERLCSNPVWPCAMCGAASCLSGFSGLDVVIHGSSGCYFYPASLLQTPIHATLIMEEEVIFGAEERLRRVAGEIAGTGRPVAVVQSCVPAVMGEDIGKALDGIEAFVVDSPGFAGGMEEGYRRAVAALAPSVGPEEKGITIDGLNPIDPFWRGNLLEAERLVGAAGGTVAAAIAAGPLDSLRRCGSTVLQTNPGLASGIGTPVGSLLGIPATKAAFERLADIRGLDAGAVLDEADAAEERIGRASDKFLSRSDPPTVAVFGEAAYAAFVSDALARYLDAEVVVCAPRNGEGAVTSLDAIRDMILETEPGLILGSSFEHAVAPDVPYVGITFPQRGRVRLRARTLVGIEGSLSLMDDVLNACQETKGS; this is encoded by the coding sequence ATGCCTGAACGTCTCTGCTCGAACCCGGTCTGGCCCTGCGCGATGTGCGGCGCCGCGTCCTGCCTTTCCGGCTTTTCCGGCCTTGACGTGGTGATCCACGGCTCTTCGGGCTGTTACTTTTATCCGGCCTCTCTTCTCCAGACGCCCATCCATGCCACCCTCATCATGGAGGAGGAGGTGATCTTCGGGGCGGAGGAGCGCCTGCGCCGGGTGGCCGGCGAGATCGCGGGTACTGGCAGACCAGTGGCGGTGGTCCAGAGCTGCGTCCCTGCCGTGATGGGGGAGGACATCGGAAAGGCCCTGGATGGGATAGAGGCGTTTGTCGTCGACAGTCCGGGTTTTGCCGGCGGCATGGAGGAGGGGTATCGCCGGGCGGTCGCCGCCCTTGCTCCCTCTGTCGGTCCCGAAGAAAAAGGCATCACTATCGACGGCCTGAACCCGATCGACCCCTTCTGGCGGGGGAACCTGCTGGAGGCTGAAAGACTGGTCGGCGCGGCCGGGGGGACCGTCGCCGCTGCCATAGCTGCTGGCCCTCTCGACAGTCTCCGCCGGTGCGGTTCGACCGTCCTCCAGACCAACCCCGGCCTTGCGTCCGGGATAGGCACACCGGTCGGATCCCTCCTCGGCATCCCCGCGACAAAGGCGGCCTTCGAGAGACTCGCCGATATTCGCGGACTCGATGCCGGGGCCGTGCTCGACGAAGCCGACGCCGCGGAGGAGAGGATCGGCCGCGCCTCTGATAAGTTCCTCTCCCGCTCTGACCCCCCGACTGTCGCCGTCTTCGGGGAGGCGGCATATGCCGCCTTCGTCTCCGACGCCCTCGCCCGTTATCTCGACGCCGAGGTCGTTGTCTGTGCCCCGCGGAACGGCGAGGGTGCGGTCACCTCCCTCGACGCCATCAGGGACATGATCCTGGAGACTGAGCCCGGCCTGATCCTGGGTTCGTCCTTCGAGCACGCGGTCGCACCCGACGTCCCCTACGTTGGGATCACCTTCCCGCAGCGCGGGCGGGTCCGCCTGCGGGCCCGTACCCTCGTCGGGATAGAGGGCTCGCTCTCCCTGATGGACGATGTCCTCAATGCCTGCCAGGAGACGAAAGGGTCATGA
- a CDS encoding energy-coupling factor transporter transmembrane component T — MTKKGVYFVPGNTWLHRLDPATKTAALIIVSATALLTEEPLPVFALCAGIALIAALSHLFRPFVRSLRFLAPLFLFVLIIDAFFPRAVSGAVYVTTGIGPLQLILSEGGILFALAMGLRLLAIGGYSFLFIMTTPFSKFVGSMRSLGLPNTLAFSLGYALRSISALTADIAGIMDAQRSRGLEFDRGNLLENRHKILALFVPATVSVLSRARQVSEAMECRGFGCTDHPTRYGKRRVTQEDAYLIMLVLACAALAAALS; from the coding sequence ATGACGAAAAAAGGCGTCTATTTCGTGCCGGGGAACACCTGGCTCCACCGCCTCGACCCGGCGACAAAGACCGCGGCCCTGATCATCGTCAGTGCGACTGCCCTCCTGACCGAAGAGCCCCTGCCCGTCTTCGCCCTCTGTGCAGGTATCGCCCTCATCGCCGCACTCTCCCACCTATTCAGGCCATTTGTACGGTCGCTACGCTTCCTGGCGCCCCTCTTTCTTTTCGTCCTGATCATCGACGCCTTCTTCCCCCGCGCCGTCTCCGGCGCTGTCTACGTCACCACTGGTATCGGACCCCTCCAGCTCATCCTCTCTGAAGGCGGCATCCTCTTCGCCCTTGCAATGGGACTCCGCCTCCTTGCCATCGGCGGCTACTCTTTCCTCTTCATCATGACGACGCCCTTCTCAAAATTTGTCGGGAGCATGCGTTCTCTCGGCCTCCCGAACACCCTTGCCTTCTCCCTGGGCTATGCCCTCCGCTCCATCTCGGCCCTCACCGCGGACATCGCCGGGATCATGGACGCCCAGAGGTCGCGGGGCCTTGAATTCGACAGGGGAAATTTGCTGGAAAACAGGCACAAGATCCTGGCGCTCTTTGTCCCGGCGACGGTCTCGGTCCTTTCACGGGCGCGGCAGGTCTCGGAGGCGATGGAGTGCCGGGGATTTGGCTGCACAGACCACCCGACGCGGTACGGCAAGAGGAGAGTCACACAGGAGGATGCGTACCTGATTATGCTCGTCCTCGCCTGCGCCGCCCTTGCGGCCGCCCTCTCATGA
- a CDS encoding ABC transporter ATP-binding protein — MVPDAILIEGLSVSYPPDRSGQERQALKSVSLAVREGEFVLLAGPSGSGKSTLLRCVNGLIPHSHRGTAEGRVVVRGHEVRDCQVCRLALEVGTVFQDPDHQLFTTSVEAELAFGLEQIGLSHLEMEARISRAAGTMGIGHLLKRDVDALSWGEKQRVAIAAVLVMEPSVLLLDEPTSGLDAAAARRLVAVLSRLNRERGLTIVVAEHRTAPFLQVCTRVVGIRDGTVVSDGPPVASAGPLPEAFPAVTGPGAGTSLLAFEGVTYTYPGQDHPALDSVTFGIGAGEIVLLTGPNGSGKSTLLRHANGLLRPDRGKVIVNGRETVSLTVAEAARSVGLLAQHADTQLFAETVRDEIAFAPENLGYAQEKTGLCVQRALKILGLERIGTDTPPLNLSVGEKQRVAIASILAMDTPVLVLDEPTLGLDPARKAELAALLRDRTGAGCAVLVATHDPEFAAFCGGRRVALRGGRVVAEGDEG; from the coding sequence ATGGTACCTGACGCGATCCTCATCGAGGGACTCTCGGTCTCCTATCCGCCCGACAGGTCGGGGCAGGAGAGGCAGGCGCTCAAGAGCGTCTCCCTTGCCGTCAGGGAGGGGGAGTTTGTCCTCCTTGCCGGCCCCTCGGGATCGGGCAAGTCCACATTGTTGCGGTGCGTCAACGGCCTCATTCCCCACTCGCACCGGGGGACGGCAGAGGGCCGGGTCGTCGTCCGCGGCCACGAAGTGAGGGATTGCCAGGTCTGCCGCCTTGCCCTTGAGGTCGGGACAGTCTTCCAGGACCCCGACCACCAGCTCTTCACCACCAGTGTCGAGGCCGAACTCGCCTTCGGGCTCGAACAGATCGGCCTCTCCCACCTGGAGATGGAGGCACGGATCAGTCGTGCGGCCGGGACGATGGGGATCGGCCACCTCCTGAAGAGGGATGTGGACGCCCTCTCCTGGGGGGAGAAGCAGCGGGTGGCGATCGCGGCGGTCCTTGTGATGGAGCCCTCCGTTCTCCTCCTCGACGAGCCCACATCAGGGCTCGACGCCGCCGCCGCCCGGAGGCTTGTTGCAGTCCTCTCCCGCCTGAACAGGGAGAGGGGCCTGACCATCGTCGTCGCGGAGCACCGCACCGCCCCCTTCCTGCAAGTCTGCACGCGTGTCGTCGGCATCAGGGACGGGACGGTCGTATCCGACGGCCCTCCCGTGGCATCTGCCGGACCCCTACCTGAGGCATTTCCGGCCGTCACCGGGCCTGGCGCCGGAACCTCTCTCCTCGCTTTCGAAGGAGTGACCTATACCTACCCGGGCCAGGACCACCCGGCCCTCGACAGCGTGACCTTCGGGATCGGTGCCGGCGAGATCGTCCTCCTCACCGGGCCGAACGGTTCTGGAAAGAGCACGCTCCTGCGGCATGCGAACGGCCTCCTTCGACCCGACAGGGGGAAGGTTATCGTGAACGGTCGGGAGACGGTTTCCCTCACCGTGGCCGAGGCCGCCCGCTCGGTCGGGCTCCTTGCCCAGCACGCCGACACGCAACTCTTCGCGGAGACAGTCAGGGACGAGATCGCCTTTGCACCGGAAAACCTCGGATATGCACAGGAAAAAACCGGCCTCTGCGTGCAAAGGGCGCTGAAGATACTCGGACTTGAGAGGATAGGCACGGACACGCCCCCCCTCAACCTCTCGGTGGGGGAGAAGCAGCGCGTCGCCATCGCAAGCATCCTTGCCATGGACACGCCCGTCCTCGTCCTGGACGAACCGACGCTCGGCCTCGACCCTGCACGCAAGGCCGAACTCGCCGCCCTGCTGAGAGACCGCACCGGCGCCGGGTGTGCCGTCCTCGTCGCCACCCATGACCCGGAGTTCGCCGCGTTCTGCGGCGGCCGGAGGGTCGCTCTCAGGGGGGGACGGGTTGTGGCGGAGGGAGACGAAGGATGA
- a CDS encoding ECF transporter S component has protein sequence MMAVKYPYFSLYETALLSLCGAFVFVAKTMIKIPLHVPGHSGFFIAIPFIIGAGLVKKPGAATYIGLISGLLFSFFGLEPLHLFDVFKYVAMGLVVDAVSVLFAFRMENPAVGFIAGAAGNIAKMAVNYSVHILLGVPATFIILGIGISSVTFLVCGGIGGAIGALVIGRLLRAGVIGGHGT, from the coding sequence ATGATGGCGGTGAAATACCCCTACTTTTCCCTGTATGAGACTGCCCTCCTTTCCCTCTGCGGGGCGTTTGTCTTCGTCGCGAAGACCATGATCAAGATCCCCCTCCACGTGCCGGGCCACTCCGGGTTCTTCATCGCGATCCCTTTCATCATCGGTGCCGGGCTCGTCAAAAAGCCCGGGGCCGCCACCTATATCGGGCTGATATCAGGTCTCCTATTCTCCTTCTTCGGCCTTGAGCCTCTCCACCTCTTCGATGTCTTCAAGTACGTGGCGATGGGCCTCGTCGTCGACGCCGTCTCCGTTCTCTTCGCCTTCCGCATGGAAAACCCGGCTGTCGGCTTCATCGCCGGGGCGGCCGGCAACATCGCGAAGATGGCGGTGAACTACAGCGTCCACATTCTCCTCGGTGTCCCGGCCACCTTCATCATCCTCGGCATCGGCATCTCCTCGGTGACCTTTCTGGTCTGCGGCGGGATCGGTGGGGCGATCGGCGCTCTTGTCATCGGCCGCCTCCTCAGGGCCGGAGTGATCGGAGGCCATGGTACCTGA
- a CDS encoding ABC transporter substrate-binding protein encodes MTVYVAMDDTDNLESRGTGRLARAVAAALAETYTVYGVTRHQLFFNEAIPYTSHNSCAVVHLPGAGKADIPEIFETTKEIMLGDFVEGSDPGLAVAAAEQISPALVAFGKDAKCTVLTQEKARTLSRNLGIRLEGLGGTEDGVIGSMAGIGLASTGNDGRFLQIGRVREITGPAEADALLGAGIDTICTLDGRPVDGGTIWCKEGKSVKPCPIGGRAVLYVEEKDGQLWGVKRD; translated from the coding sequence ATGACAGTCTATGTTGCAATGGACGACACCGACAACCTCGAGTCACGCGGGACAGGGAGGCTTGCACGGGCCGTCGCCGCCGCCCTCGCGGAGACCTATACCGTGTACGGTGTCACCCGCCACCAGCTCTTCTTCAATGAAGCGATCCCCTACACCTCCCACAACTCCTGTGCGGTCGTCCACCTCCCCGGGGCAGGGAAGGCCGACATCCCGGAGATCTTCGAGACGACAAAGGAGATCATGCTCGGAGATTTCGTCGAGGGAAGCGACCCCGGCCTTGCCGTCGCCGCGGCAGAGCAGATCTCTCCTGCCCTCGTCGCCTTTGGCAAGGACGCAAAATGCACCGTGCTCACCCAGGAGAAAGCGCGGACACTCTCCCGCAACCTCGGCATCAGGCTCGAAGGGCTCGGCGGCACAGAGGACGGCGTGATCGGGTCTATGGCCGGGATCGGACTTGCCTCCACAGGGAACGACGGGAGGTTCCTCCAGATTGGTCGGGTCAGGGAGATCACAGGGCCTGCTGAGGCCGACGCCCTCCTCGGCGCCGGCATCGATACGATCTGCACCCTTGACGGCAGACCGGTCGACGGCGGAACAATCTGGTGCAAAGAGGGCAAGTCTGTCAAACCCTGTCCGATCGGCGGCAGGGCAGTCCTCTACGTCGAAGAGAAGGACGGGCAACTCTGGGGAGTAAAGAGAGACTGA
- a CDS encoding vWA domain-containing protein — MPGFNHPLWLLGLIGLPILYILYLRAQKRRKTEALPFSRVVLVKAALPRPSRRPLTLFLLTLLAIGLIVTGLAGPHVPFAGVHEGVSVVLAIDTSGSMAAADYPPNRLEAAKTAGGTLLAGLEDNDYAGVVTFEAGAMSAAYLSPDLARVEGKLAAVRQKDGPTALGDGLALAVDMADAMPNRKKVVVLLSDGVNNAGIITPLAAAAFAQERNVQVFTVGLGSAAPAAFGPTEDGTMQYADLDEETLRRIAEATGGIYYRSVDGGTLQEIYASLPGAIAREPEETDIAALFFAAAALVLLAECWLRYGWGRILP; from the coding sequence ATGCCAGGCTTTAATCATCCCCTCTGGCTCCTCGGACTCATCGGCCTCCCCATTCTTTACATCCTGTACCTGCGGGCGCAGAAGAGGCGGAAGACGGAGGCGCTCCCCTTCTCCCGCGTCGTCCTCGTAAAGGCGGCCCTCCCGCGGCCGTCACGGCGGCCTCTCACCCTCTTCCTCCTCACCCTCCTTGCGATCGGCCTCATCGTCACCGGCCTTGCCGGCCCGCACGTCCCCTTCGCCGGCGTCCACGAGGGGGTGAGCGTGGTCCTCGCCATCGACACCTCGGGGAGCATGGCCGCCGCGGACTATCCCCCGAACAGGCTTGAGGCCGCAAAGACTGCAGGGGGCACCCTCCTTGCCGGCCTGGAGGATAATGATTATGCCGGCGTCGTCACCTTCGAGGCAGGAGCGATGAGCGCCGCCTACCTCTCCCCCGACCTTGCGCGGGTGGAAGGGAAACTCGCGGCCGTCAGGCAGAAGGACGGCCCGACCGCCCTCGGCGACGGCCTCGCCCTCGCGGTGGACATGGCCGACGCCATGCCAAACAGGAAGAAGGTCGTCGTCCTCCTCTCCGACGGCGTGAACAACGCGGGCATCATCACGCCCCTGGCGGCGGCGGCCTTCGCGCAGGAGCGCAACGTGCAGGTCTTCACCGTCGGGCTCGGTTCTGCCGCCCCCGCCGCCTTCGGGCCGACAGAGGACGGGACGATGCAGTACGCGGACCTCGACGAGGAGACCCTGCGGAGGATCGCGGAGGCGACAGGCGGGATCTATTACCGCTCCGTGGACGGCGGCACCCTGCAGGAGATCTATGCCTCCCTCCCGGGTGCGATCGCACGGGAGCCCGAGGAGACGGACATCGCCGCACTCTTCTTCGCCGCCGCGGCCCTCGTCCTCCTCGCGGAGTGCTGGCTCAGGTACGGGTGGGGGCGGATCCTCCCGTGA
- a CDS encoding DUF58 domain-containing protein has protein sequence MESDVAALIREIHPVPLQALLPIGGMQAGGHRSSLTGQGVEFAGIRAYVPGDDVRAIDWKVTAHRNSPYVREYAEDRETTLYLAVDVSASASFCGTAGKEQAVIEAAAALALGAVENGDRLGLCLFSDRVERFIPARRGKRHIAAVLSALLDRLPFSGGTDIAAPLRFFAAAVPRRSTVAVVSDFFGDPFFDDLAILRRRHETVLVRVVDAAEEVIPDVGLISLEDPETGEQVVVDTSDPAFRAGYREAAEEEERALAIGAGTCRTPLLPLRAGDDLSDAVPGRRR, from the coding sequence ATGGAGAGTGACGTCGCCGCCCTGATCAGGGAAATACATCCCGTGCCCCTCCAGGCCCTCCTCCCTATCGGCGGCATGCAGGCAGGGGGCCACCGCTCCTCCCTCACCGGCCAGGGAGTTGAGTTTGCCGGAATCAGGGCCTATGTCCCGGGCGACGACGTCCGCGCCATCGACTGGAAAGTGACCGCCCACAGGAACTCCCCCTATGTGCGGGAGTACGCAGAGGACAGGGAGACGACCCTGTACCTCGCCGTCGACGTCTCGGCCTCGGCCAGTTTTTGCGGCACGGCAGGCAAGGAGCAGGCGGTCATCGAGGCGGCGGCCGCGCTCGCCCTCGGAGCGGTCGAGAACGGTGACCGTCTGGGTCTCTGCCTCTTCTCCGACCGGGTGGAGAGGTTCATCCCGGCACGGCGGGGGAAGAGGCACATCGCCGCCGTCCTCTCCGCACTCCTCGACCGCCTCCCCTTCTCGGGGGGGACAGATATCGCCGCACCCCTCAGGTTCTTCGCCGCCGCCGTCCCCAGGCGCTCCACCGTCGCCGTCGTCTCGGACTTCTTCGGAGACCCCTTCTTCGACGACCTCGCCATCCTGCGGCGGCGCCACGAGACCGTGCTCGTCAGGGTCGTCGACGCCGCGGAGGAGGTGATCCCCGACGTCGGCCTCATCTCCCTGGAAGATCCGGAGACAGGGGAGCAGGTCGTCGTCGACACCTCCGACCCGGCCTTCAGGGCCGGGTACAGGGAGGCCGCAGAGGAGGAGGAGCGTGCCCTCGCCATCGGCGCCGGCACCTGCAGGACGCCTCTCCTGCCCCTCAGGGCAGGGGACGACCTCTCCGATGCCGTACCGGGGAGGAGGAGGTAG
- a CDS encoding AAA family ATPase, which translates to MEITDAKRDDLTREAEACRQMLLPVKEEMQKVIVGQEETIDGLLTALVAGGNVLLEGVPGLAKTLIVRTLASCIDCSCARIQFTPDLLPSDITGTTVYNQKDSTFSLVRGPVFHNIILADEINRAPPKVQSALLEAMQERQVTVQGETLPLPDPFFVLATQNPLESEGTYPLPEAQTDRFLFKLLIDYPTVADEVEILDRYTSGAVVTPACVLSAPDLLRVRAAARAVRADPAVREYAAKVVDATRHPAAYGLDLAETVAWGASPRATISLVLGAKARALLAGRGYIVPHDIKAVAHAALRHRILLTYAAEAAGTGTDAVVDTVLEAVEVP; encoded by the coding sequence GTGGAGATAACCGATGCAAAGAGAGACGACCTCACCAGGGAGGCGGAGGCGTGCAGACAGATGCTCCTCCCGGTGAAGGAGGAGATGCAGAAGGTGATCGTCGGGCAGGAGGAGACGATCGACGGCCTTCTCACAGCCCTCGTGGCGGGGGGCAACGTCCTCCTCGAAGGGGTGCCCGGCCTTGCAAAGACCCTCATCGTCCGGACCCTCGCCTCCTGCATCGACTGCTCCTGCGCCCGCATCCAGTTCACCCCCGACCTCCTCCCCTCCGACATCACCGGGACGACGGTGTATAACCAGAAGGACAGCACCTTTTCCCTTGTCAGGGGCCCGGTCTTCCACAACATCATCCTCGCGGACGAGATCAACAGGGCGCCGCCGAAGGTGCAGTCTGCGCTCCTGGAAGCAATGCAGGAGAGGCAGGTGACGGTTCAGGGCGAGACTCTCCCCCTCCCCGACCCCTTCTTCGTCCTCGCCACCCAGAACCCCCTGGAGTCTGAGGGCACCTACCCCCTCCCCGAGGCGCAGACAGACCGCTTCCTCTTCAAACTCCTCATCGACTACCCGACTGTCGCGGACGAGGTCGAGATTCTGGACAGGTACACCTCGGGGGCCGTGGTCACCCCGGCGTGCGTCCTCTCCGCACCGGACCTCCTGAGGGTGCGGGCGGCGGCGCGGGCCGTCCGTGCCGACCCCGCGGTGCGGGAGTACGCCGCAAAGGTCGTGGACGCCACCCGCCACCCGGCGGCGTACGGCCTCGACCTGGCAGAGACAGTCGCCTGGGGCGCCTCGCCGCGGGCGACCATCTCCCTCGTCCTCGGGGCAAAGGCGCGCGCCCTCCTCGCGGGCAGGGGCTACATCGTCCCCCATGACATCAAGGCCGTCGCCCACGCCGCCCTCCGCCACCGCATCCTCCTCACCTATGCCGCCGAGGCCGCGGGCACAGGCACCGACGCGGTCGTCGACACCGTCCTCGAGGCCGTCGAGGTGCCGTGA